The Theileria annulata chromosome 3, complete sequence, *** SEQUENCING IN PROGRESS *** genome has a segment encoding these proteins:
- a CDS encoding uncharacterized protein (11 probable transmembrane helices predicted for TA18060 by TMHMM2.0 at aa 27-49, 70-92, 102-124, 131-153, 213-235, 255-277, 302-324, 337-359, 1769-1787, 1895-1917 and 1932-1954;~Signal anchor predicted for TA18060 by SignalP 2.0 HMM (Signal peptide probability 0.000, signal anchor probability 0.996) with cleavage site probability 0.000 between residues 49 and 50): MTLSGYKSQVDTSRTNRYSSLYHDWFIIGVGCFTYFLVGLSLTLVYVLCEMDYFMLSGLFRIQRFFSDDAYYFSKQVVLMYGVIGFIFTLVIGPIGKISCILWSWILTLTYLVFGTHSYLFGFIQYGKLLIRSISIISLITHILMCNFIFFLFDPIDNATKPAENNSSDEKTDKAEEDNKTKSDDKDNLHERAKRSKHLNAIGPYGSLVYYRVIMFLVGFFLGSPIILFVLRISLSVDTFSEKDPIMSSVDMCRIMMLMFSISVMASVFLTLTFSNAQVTEYTLMPFRMISFRRLKKTMFNFFDIELLVVVWIINPLIMTLIPYTTRIHSEFHKFTLLHRLLFALFLIAIMILMHRDILYSCIRTIKLLNASIFNILYTDGYIQINDNKLLRDTPVSTTPYSNYTLRHSGDTPTMVPNEISVPSEVSYPYFENGWDHIENEDKKLLLRSYQIQQSLERLSHYINTGGDMDIRNIHSDPDLSLCKPQIDTSDESETNPNDPMKSTVYLLNEYKSELMSMIGNSIVGYNNHYTSFVYKIHYYFWYLIFSINLNKFFILSSYGSVSCSIISCSYSIVDNLKLILLMTHHLYYIHSLSTLLQFVDSLISSVDYIEYLIQNMKLFISVLENFRSINSYIKHLRCVRCLICRLQSFQSKLENIDKLQSIIKNLDCFIKISCLLDCNKSCIESVKCFTDNLKRVLCFVNKFKCICFTKHIECIDCLIKKLCCLLSLNFITIEYIFKCMKIVKCNIEILKHIRDAIVKLQKIYKSLNLFQSILTVTANLQTYSNVIGSFHDVKSIINDLQSIYSTIYCLEQFLNKIWNPQTTHSFISNLKTIELTIERLKTVYCRIESIQSNIKKINHQMKDSIQFNSIIKDCIKLLFINLKYINLLIEYFQTIESLVNNLNYSIYMIQNLEYLLSSIINLEILKSALKDSENIKCLIRDLECLEKMLNGQELTNSISCCLRYYRPILDILKCIICKISKPKCIISEIITIPLSIFSVFVCAITNILNKLQYNQGVLELLEKIKCILDCLKCLKGFKSKLLPICSFIINLSIIEDLIQSVISTKNITVFLTISSGKSFILASTNSNLQQNLMLIKSLQSLKRYIVKFQDISSVINSIWSLKSIFNNLKCIKTIMNNLEFIKLYINILKYSNKYNIKFFKLSIEFIGTQLLNCSTYSTSINLFKLTDGIIEDDSHNNLSDQSLRPNITLQNVTRLSKHLSDFIWITLSHNDLEEFRFLISKSYKLLTTLKKINHMLKPVDNCCCVCSYIPKIKSDICKSDVKNENTFKYFDLMKKLHQDSKTTGLNFHTLLLYDITVRVKTTRPCLCLVIKYQLIPNLKVSRCYIGDILSDFFNARERKFDKRTYLTSHSIDMAKFVFLIICFTYKILISIGKRYLCKCDKTCCADDKKISCTCCNHTNKCGTKVQCCSCPKSNGECKCCCKQNGACQQSCCSKATNGSTSCVCCRCCCICFCRCPNDEYYPYFISMILYLSQLIMDVFTFDNEKIQMATQHLSNMIIDLNMIDLNSHKQRENSSNNCNEKTNVISFVSGYEITISDNSIKLNLGLSKILGTFQNNCLIIKSFGLITITEVKTSVFNSFYQKWSELSFFLIKEENVSSKTKNQAKTITTIVSEQYMLTIKNQGSQQVLKCCTNNYKCTCKCCKLICFCIRLFSSKLKLISSELTDAGILKFMNSTLNNAELNPLATDKIRMINASSESLIKSTKNSRISDSTSSMIYGSDFDHINPKYFGYDDVYRPHPHFGSGYFKFVLSRVFIVIILLFMFIFIRTRFDRFVKPDIFGAYLIKVDSNINRFREVLHNRLGHSIRNIGRIGSLNSLFDDMPDPSHHLVFEYPELADIQDLKSWSETDSISDTFTDAIYDEQSRTVQESRRRKVAFYIVIVVFSLLSSLYLNFVVRDLSVMLNLDHSTWSYFICITILLGMIISLVVKYCVHLYDFVYVLEKYSNRLTKIESFVDDSFGGITGNLSYTSKFIILFQLLRSLKTDIVSLFSMNYPYHIPAQSLMKNKVYPYKDMTSDMERMMTCENIECIRSMVLETIGTPESMDLQNILDFISYAAIRNTSEFDKYHGYFSGNERYLAWRLGKLLSHNFFLLTYGRYSCILEMDHIIRNLHVPITEFHNCQMLWQLFGNYESNLISLKCMGEESIGVPLTAIQRDVLRNKFNEEYIGEFNKYQEFIMRNLHINIHDSDDDEECSCYFPYPELIKCPLDRDKVARLTREYFGDNRRLSLSLPTTSCNVTKQVSNQTKSSSVSVTKFCDHWLNMRLGYCDTEECEKAVRFAHDLIVSKLSSDSDIFESIKETVASMKLNILNTEEVYVTPEDIHVPIKSSEHKSLKDYTNKLNELRYKTSDNYHDTVLDYLNRYMMETMTNTEKIMVPLGIFLSWYGIPICEQHIRNMGKFQYLI; the protein is encoded by the coding sequence ATGACATTGAGTGGATATAAGTCTCAAGTAGATACTAGTAGGACTAATCGTTACTCTAGTCTCTACCATGATTGGTTTATTATTGGTGTAGGTTgttttacatattttctGGTTGGACTATCACTTACATTAGTTTATGTATTATGTGAGATGGATTATTTCATGTTATCTGGTTTATTTCGTATTCAGAGATTCTTTTCAGATGATGcttattattttagtaaaCAGGTTGTTCTAATGTATGGTGTGATTGGATTCATATTTACACTTGTCATTGGACCAATTGGTAAGATCTCATGCATACTGTGGTCTTGGATTCTGACACTAACATATCTTGTGTTTGGAACACACTCATACTTGTTTGGATTCATTCAATATGGTAAGCTGTTAATTAGATCTATAAGCATCATATCACTCATAACACATATTCTGATGTGTAACTTCATATTCTTCCTATTTGATCCAATAGATAATGCCACCAAACCAGCTGAAAATAACTCATCAGATGAGAAAACTGACAAAGCTGAAGAAGATAACAAAACCAAGAGCGATGACAAAGATAACCTACATGAAAGAGCTAAAAGATCTAAGCACTTGAATGCTATTGGTCCATATGGATCATTAGTATACTATAGGGTAATAATGTTCCTGGTTGGATTTTTTCTCGGATCACCtatcattttatttgtGTTGAGGATTAGTTTATCCGTTGATACATTTTCTGAAAAGGATCCCATAATGTCCTCAGTTGACATGTGTAGAATAATGATGCTAATGTTCTCAATATCAGTTATGGCCAGTGTATTCCTTACACttacattttcaaatgCACAAGTAACTGAATATACCTTGATGCCATTTCGTATGATATCTTTTAGAAGACTTAAGAAGACCATGTTTAACTTCTTTGACATAGAGTTACTAGTTGTAGTCTGGATCATTAATCCTCTAATCATGACCTTGATTCCATACACTACTAGGATCCATTCCGAGTTCCATAAATTCACACTACTTCATAGATTATTATTTGCATTGTTTCTTATTGCAATAATGATACTGATGCATAGAGATATACTTTATAGCTGTATCAGGAccataaaattacttaatGCATCAATATTCAACATCTTATACACTGATGGATATATACAGATCAATGATAATAAACTTCTTAGAGATACACCTGTATCAACAACTCCATATTCTAACTACACACTGAGACATTCTGGAGACACACCAACAATGGTTCCAAATGAGATATCAGTTCCATCAGAAGTATCATATCCTTACTTTGAGAATGGCTGGGATCATATTGAGAATGAGGATAAAAAACTCTTACTTAGGTCATACCAAATTCAACAATCACTTGAGAGACTATCACACTACATTAATACTGGAGGTGACATGGATATCCGTAACATCCATAGTGATCCAGACCTATCATTGTGTAAACCACAAATAGATACATCAGATGAATCTGAGACTAATCCTAATGATCCAATGAAATCTACAGTATACCTACtgaatgaatataaaagtgAACTTATGTCAATGATAGGTAATTCAATTGTTGGATATAATAATCATTATACTTcttttgtatataaaatcCACTATTACTTTTggtatttaattttttccatcaatttaaataaattctttattcTTAGTTCTTATGGTTCTGTTTCTTGTTCTATTATATCTTGTTCTTATTCAattgttgataatttaaaattgattcTTTTAATGACTCATCAcctttattatattcatagTTTATCAACATTATTACAATTTGTTGATAGTTTAATTTCTTCGGTTGAttatattgaatatttgATACAAAATATGAAACTATTCATTTCTGTACTAGAGAATTTTAGATCAATCAATTCATATATAAAACATTTAAGATGTGTCAGATGTTTAATTTGTAGGTTACAATCTTTCCAAAGTAAGTTGGaaaatattgataaattacaatctataattaaaaatttagattgttttattaaaatttcttgTCTTTTAGATTGCAATAAATCTTGTATTGAAAGTGTTAAATGCTTCAcagataatttaaaaaggGTTCTATGCTTTGTAAACAAGTTTAAGTGTATATGTTTTACCAAACATATAGAATGTATTGATTGTTTGATTAAAAAGCTTTGTTGTCTTTTGTCTTTAAACTTTATCACTATcgaatatatatttaaatgcatgaaaattgttaagtgtaatattgaaatattGAAACATATTAGGGATGCAATTGTAAAACTAcagaaaatttataaaagtctaaatttatttcagTCCATATTGACAGTTACTGCTAATCTTCAAACTTATTCCAATGTTATAGGTTCTTTCCATGATGTTAAATCAATCATAAATGATTTACAATCCATTTATTCCACCATCTATTGTTTAGAACAATTTTTGAATAAGATATGGAATCCCCAAACTACACATTCATTTATATCTAATTTGAAAACGATTGAATTAACTATAGAAAGATTAAAAACTGTTTATTGTAGAATAGAGTCGATTCAATcaaacattaaaaaaattaatcatCAAATGAAGGATTCCATTCAATTTAACTCAATTATTAAAgattgtataaaattactctTTATCAATCTGAAGTACATTAATCTATTGATAGAATATTTCCAAACTATTGAAAGCCTTGTTAATAATCTAAATTACTCCATTTATATGATCCAGAATTTGGAATATTTGCTATCaagtataattaatttagaaatattaaaatcagCTTTAAAAGATTCAGAGAATATCAAATGCTTAATTAGAGACTTAGAGTGTCTTGAAAAAATGCTCAATGGTCAGGAATTAACTAATTCTATTTCATGTTGTCTGAGATATTATCGACCTATATTagacattttaaaatgcataatatgtaaaatttcTAAACCTAAATGTATAATTTCAGAAATTATAACAATACCACTGTCCATTTTCAGTGTGTTTGTATGCGCAATcactaatattttaaataaacttCAATATAATCAAGGCGTTTTGgaattattagaaaaaattaaatgcATTCTAGATTGCTTAAAATGTTTGAAAGGGTTTAAATCCAAACTTCTACCTATATgttcatttattataaacCTGTCAATTATTGAAGATTTGATACAAAGTGTTATTTcaacaaaaaatataacagTTTTTTTGACAATTAGTTCCGGTAAAAGTTTTATTTTGGCGTCTACCAATTCTAATTTacaacaaaatttaatgttaataaaatccCTTCAATCCCTCAAAAGatatattgttaaatttcAAGATATATCATCAGTTATTAATAGCATATGGTCtctaaaatcaatttttaataatttaaagtgtattaaaacaattatgaataatttggaatttatcaaattgtatattaaCATCCTGAAATATtccaataaatataatataaaattctttaagTTATCAATTGAATTTATAGGTACACAACTTTTAAATTGTTCTACCTATTCTACatccattaatttattcaaactGACTGATGGCATAATTGAGGATGATTcacataataatttatctgATCAATCACTGAGACCTAACATTACTTTGCAGAATGTAACTAGATTATCCAAACACTTAAGTGATTTTATATGGATTACTCTTTCACACAATGATTTGGAAGAATTCAGATTTCTAATTTCAAAGTCTTACAAATTACTTACAACTCTTAAGAAAATCAATCATATGTTAAAACCTGTGGATAACTGTTGCTGTGTCTGTTCTTATATACCAAAAATCAAAAGTGACATTTGTAAAAGTGATGtcaaaaatgaaaatacctttaaatattttgatttaatgaaaaaactACACCAAGATTCAAAAACAACtggtttaaattttcatacGTTACTTTTATATGATATCACAGTAAGAGTTAAAACAACACGACCATGTCTCTGTTTAGTAATTAAGTATCAATTAATACCAAACCTGAAAGTGTCTAGATGTTATATTGGTGATATATTATCCGATTTTTTTAACGCTCGTGAAAGGAAGTTTGACAAAAGGACTTATTTAACATCTCACAGTATCGATATGGCAAagtttgtttttttaatcATTTGTTTCACTTAcaagattttaatttcaattgGAAAAAGATATCTGTGCAAGTGTGACAAAACATGCTGTGCtgatgataaaaaaattagttgCACTTGTTGCAATCATACCAATAAATGTGGCACTAAAGTCCAATGTTGCTCCTGTCCAAAATCTAATGGTGAGTGCAAATGTTGCTGTAAACAAAATGGAGCTTGTCAACAATCATGCTGTTCAAAAGCAACCAATGGTTCCACATCATGTGTTTGCTGTAGATGTTGCTGTATATGCTTTTGCAGATGTCCAAATGACGAATATTATCCTTACTTCATATCAATGATTCTTTATTTATCTCAACTCATTATGGATGTATTTACTTTTGACAATGAGAAGATTCAGATGGCTACTCAGCATTTGTCAAATATGATAATTGACCTGAATATGATAGATTTAAATTCTCATAAACAAAGGGAAAATTCatcaaataattgtaaCGAAAAGACTAATGTTATATCATTTGTGAGTGGTTATGAAATTACTATATCAGACAATAGTATAAAGTTAAATTTAGGGTTAAGCAAAATTTTGGGAACTTTTCAAAATAATTGcctaattattaaatcatttggATTAATAACAATTACAGAGGTTAAAACATCTGTgtttaattcattttatcaaaaatgGTCAGAGTTATCCTTCTTTCTTATTAAAGAGGAGAATGTTTCAtcaaaaacaaaaaatcAAGCCAAAACTATCACAACTATTGTATCAGAACAATACATGTTGACAATAAAAAATCAAGGATCACAGcaagttttaaaatgttgTACAAATAACTATAAGTGCACCTGCAAatgttgtaaattaatatgtttttGTATTAGGTTATTTTCTAGTAAGTTAAAACTAATATCTTCCGAATTAACAGATGCTGGAATATTAAAGTTTATGAATTCGACACTTAATAATGCAGAATTAAATCCATTAGCAACTGATAAAATAAGAATGATAAATGCTAGTTCTGAAAGTTTGATTAAGTCTACAAAGAATTCTAGGATAAGTGATTCTACAAGTTCCATGATCTATGGTAGTGATTTTGATCATATTAATCCTAAATATTTTGGTTATGATGATGTTTATAGACCTCATCCACATTTTGGTTCAGGATACTTTAAGTTTGTACTTAGCAGAGTATTCATTGTCATTATCTTGTTGTTTATGTTCATATTCATAAGGACTCGATTTGATAGATTTGTCAAGCCTGATATCTTTGGTGCTTATTTGATCAAGGTAGATTCTAACATTAATAGGTTCAGAGAGGTACTTCATAATAGACTTGGTCATAGCATTAGGAACATTGGTAGGATTGGAAGTCTGAATAGTTTATTTGATGATATGCCAGATCCAAGTCATCATCTAGTATTTGAATATCCCGAGTTAGCTGATATTCAAGATCTTAAGTCATGGTCTGAGACTGATTCAATATCTGACACCTTCACAGATGCTATCTATGATGAGCAAAGTAGGACTGTTCAGGAGTCTAGGAGAAGAAAGGTAGCTTTCTACATAGTCATAGTTGTCTTCTCACTTCTATCATCACTTTATTTGAACTTTGTAGTTAGGGATCTATCAGTGATGTTAAACTTAGACCATAGTACCTGGTCATACTTCATATGTATTACTATTCTTCTGGGTATGATAATAAGCCTAGTGGTTAAGTATTGTGTTCATCTCTATGATTTTGTTTATGTTCTAGAGAAGTATAGTAATAGGTTAACTAAGATTGAGAGTTTTGTTGATGATAGTTTTGGTGGTATCACTGGTAACCTAAGTTACACATCCAAGTTCATAATTCTATTTCAATTACTAAGATCTTTGAAGACTGACATTGTATCACTATTCAGTATGAATTATCCATACCATATACCAGCTCAAAGTCTTATGAAGAATAAGGTATATCCATACAAGGATATGACATCTGATATGGAGAGAATGATGACATGTGAGAATATAGAATGTATTAGGAGTATGGTCCTAGAAACTATTGGAACACCAGAATCTATGGATCTACAAAATATACTTGACTTTATATCATATGCAGCCATAAGGAATACATCTGAGTTTGATAAATATCATGGTTACTTTAGTGGCAATGAACGTTATTTAGCTTGGAGACTTGGGAAGCTACTGAGTCATAACTTCTTCCTTCTAACTTATGGAAGATACTCATGTATTCTTGAGATGGATCATATTATTAGGAATCTACATGTTCCCATAACAGAGTTCCATAACTGTCAGATGCTATGGCAACTATTTGGCAATTATGAGTCTAACCTCATCTCACTCAAGTGTATGGGTGAAGAATCAATAGGTGTACCACTTACTGCTATTCAGAGAGATGTTCTAAGAAACAAGTTCAATGAGGAGTATATTGGTGAATTCAACAAGTACCAGGAGTTTATAATGAGGAACCTTCATATCAATATACATGATTCtgatgatgatgaagaatGTAGTTGTTACTTTCCATATCCTGAATTAATCAAGTGTCCACTTGACAGAGACAAGGTGGCTAGACTTACAAGAGAGTATTTTGGTGACAATAGGAGACTCAGTCTATCACTTCCAACTACAAGCTGTAATGTAACCAAACAGGTGTCAAATCAAACTAAGTCATCATCTGTTTCAGTTACTAAGTTCTGTGATCATTGGTTAAATATGAGACTAGGCTATTGTGATACCGAGGAGTGTGAGAAGGCTGTAAGATTTGCCCACGACCTTATTGTGTCAAAACTATCCAGTGACTCAGATATATTTGAGTCAATCAAGGAAACAGTAGCTAGTatgaaattgaatattCTGAATACAGAAGAAGTTTATGTGACTCCAGAAGATATCCATGTACCTATAAAATCTTCAGAACATAAATCACTCAAGGATTATACTAATAAACTTAATGAACTAAGATACAAGACATCTGATAACTATCATGATACAGTTCTTGATTATCTAAACAGATACATGATGGAGACCATGACTAATACTGAGAAGATTATGGTCCCACTAGGTATATTCTTATCCTGGTATGGAATACCAATATGTGAACAGCATATAAGAAATATGGGCAAATTTCAATATCTCATATGA